A single genomic interval of Nostoc commune NIES-4072 harbors:
- a CDS encoding 1-acyl-sn-glycerol-3-phosphate acyltransferase → MINQHSENLINTQLKNAPGEGYIFSWFDWFCLWYPPGWLIIFNRHWQHYHSDSDGWNWFEYGLFLIPGGFYLALLSRWLRLGFRSPRTEVGEFDPKYQQAFRQEVLAPIVKYYFRGELQQVENLPQTGPLIVAMNHAGMSFPWDFLSLGYLLSEARGWVVQPLASPALFEHPWIIWWLPPKWSQVLGGVRAELDDFEGAIATPMSTAIAPGKIVLYAPEGIRGPGKGWKRRYQLEKFDVSFIKLSDRYQIPILPVVCIGSESLHPWAVNFKKLQRLVKLPFLPISPLMLALILFPSMGVWAMRTRLHYFIQPLEPAELHNHSNKERTVAYRQAQQLREKLQVKINQLLK, encoded by the coding sequence TTGATTAATCAACACTCTGAAAACCTCATAAATACTCAACTAAAAAATGCACCAGGTGAAGGCTATATATTTAGCTGGTTTGATTGGTTTTGTCTTTGGTATCCTCCAGGCTGGCTAATTATATTTAACCGTCATTGGCAGCACTATCATAGCGATTCAGACGGTTGGAATTGGTTTGAATATGGATTATTTTTAATTCCTGGCGGATTTTATCTGGCGCTGCTGAGTCGTTGGTTGCGTCTTGGTTTTCGTTCACCTCGAACAGAAGTTGGTGAATTTGATCCGAAATATCAACAAGCTTTTCGCCAAGAAGTTCTTGCCCCCATCGTCAAATACTATTTTCGTGGAGAATTACAACAAGTCGAAAACTTGCCGCAAACAGGGCCATTGATTGTAGCAATGAACCATGCAGGGATGAGTTTTCCTTGGGATTTTTTAAGCTTGGGTTATCTATTAAGTGAAGCTAGAGGATGGGTGGTACAACCATTAGCAAGTCCTGCATTGTTTGAACACCCTTGGATAATTTGGTGGCTACCACCTAAATGGTCGCAGGTTTTGGGTGGTGTGCGAGCGGAATTAGATGATTTTGAAGGAGCGATCGCTACCCCAATGTCTACAGCGATCGCCCCAGGTAAAATTGTCTTATATGCACCTGAAGGTATCCGTGGCCCTGGGAAAGGTTGGAAGAGACGCTATCAACTAGAAAAGTTTGATGTGAGTTTTATTAAATTGAGCGATCGCTATCAAATTCCGATTCTGCCAGTAGTTTGCATTGGTAGTGAATCTTTACATCCTTGGGCTGTTAATTTCAAAAAATTACAACGGCTAGTCAAATTACCATTTTTGCCTATCTCGCCTTTAATGCTTGCCTTAATTCTGTTTCCTTCAATGGGAGTTTGGGCAATGAGAACTCGCCTGCATTACTTTATTCAGCCTTTGGAACCAGCAGAATTGCACAACCATTCAAACAAAGAGCGTACAGTAGCTTATCGGCAGGCGCAACAATTACGAGAAAAACTGCAAGTTAAAATTAATCAGTTATTAAAATAA
- a CDS encoding PAS domain S-box protein: MMVKVLEKILMMRSWLLTYSVMILAVIAALLLTRLLLPVFDPSVFTLFYAAVAISAWYGGMRLGVLAIALSVTTAFYFLIEPVYSFDFLSPNVLVRLTSFSLVSFLITALSSELRTARRKAETSLKLLQNSEMRFSRLAESNIIGVIVTDMNNGSIIEANGAFLKMVGYTREDFAANKMNWRDITPHEYLILSERSVEELRKTGVCKPFEKEYICKNGDRIPVLLGSVVLGDTQETVIGFVVDLSEGKQAQAALQQANERNTRTLENMSDAFITLDRDWRIIYQNAEAERINGKSRTEVIGKSYWEEWPLSVDTNVELQYRRAIAEQIPVHFEHHYYLPSKCDLWLEIHAYPCEDGLDIFFRDISQRKQVEKAAQASEERLKSFFQANIVGILFADVNGRITEANDEFLRIVGYTQADIQSGRLRWTDITPPEYQYLDELAIAEATAKGTCTPYEKECIRKDGSSVPVVVGYSLLGESQQNSVAFILDISDLQQVKKALSQSQEQFQAFMDNIPAAAWITNADGRVLYLSPTYLSTFDIATNKAINKNIFDLYPAQIAQPFLDNIRMVSQTNQVFEAIESAPRTDGTLGEFLVYKFPIANASGQRLVGGVAVDITERERILRERQLAEQALQDRSERLKLLSETTSDLLSTERPLDLMNSLFSKLSAQMDLHFYFHYLIETHENNQKLRLVGWNGITDEVFQAIQYLEFNQGICGQVAQERHQIVLNDVPHSTYPNADILKALGITAYAGQPLIAQGKLLGVLSFASRTRTRFTSGEIALLQATSDQVAVAMERAQLMDSLQQQKEQLVQANRIKDEFLAVLSHELRTPLNPILGWSKLLQTKKYDQATTTRALETIERNAKLQTQLIEDLLDVSRILQGKLSLNIAPVNLETAIASAIETVRLAAQAKSINLRFTILDFGLQNPHRNLDINFNNQTDNLKSQIQVALPTSDRYDPKFLVTGDSGRLQQVIWNLLSNAIKFTPQGGQVEISLQSVGSQAELRVSDTGKGISPDFLPFVFDYFRQADGATTRKFGGLGLGLAIVRHIVELHGGTVKAESLGEEQGATFTVMLPLMKTHFNSHQIDRQLDDSPDLNGVKVLLVDDERDTRELIAFILEQSGAVVTQAASAMEALRIIPEFQPNLLLSDIGMPEVDGYMLIRRIRAMLPEQGGTIPAIALTAYAAEADSQQAIAAGFGQHITKPVEPAKLVRAIANLICSCSNLKTNLQSLEARKRHNSLTNE; this comes from the coding sequence ATGATGGTCAAAGTACTCGAAAAAATTTTGATGATGCGCTCTTGGTTGCTAACATACAGCGTGATGATTCTGGCAGTCATAGCGGCGCTGCTGTTGACGCGACTGTTGTTGCCAGTCTTCGATCCGAGCGTATTTACATTATTTTATGCTGCCGTGGCAATTAGTGCCTGGTATGGCGGCATGAGGCTTGGAGTACTAGCGATCGCTCTTTCTGTTACAACTGCTTTCTATTTTTTGATCGAGCCAGTCTACTCGTTCGATTTCCTCAGCCCGAACGTCTTGGTACGATTAACCTCGTTCTCACTAGTATCCTTCTTAATTACCGCCCTCTCTTCAGAGTTGCGAACTGCCAGACGCAAGGCAGAGACAAGCCTAAAATTGTTGCAAAATAGCGAGATGCGGTTTAGCCGATTGGCAGAATCCAACATCATTGGAGTTATCGTAACTGATATGAATAACGGCTCCATCATAGAAGCCAATGGTGCTTTTCTGAAGATGGTCGGCTATACGCGAGAAGATTTTGCCGCTAACAAAATGAACTGGCGCGATATTACCCCACACGAATATCTTATTTTGAGTGAACGTTCGGTAGAAGAACTTAGGAAAACCGGAGTCTGTAAACCCTTTGAGAAGGAATATATCTGCAAAAATGGCGATCGCATTCCCGTTCTGCTCGGTTCTGTTGTCCTGGGAGATACTCAAGAAACGGTCATTGGCTTCGTTGTTGATTTGAGCGAAGGCAAACAAGCCCAAGCGGCATTACAGCAAGCCAATGAGCGAAATACACGCACTCTAGAAAACATGAGTGATGCATTTATTACTCTAGACCGGGATTGGCGAATTATCTACCAAAATGCCGAAGCAGAGCGAATTAACGGCAAATCCCGGACAGAGGTTATCGGTAAATCGTACTGGGAGGAATGGCCTTTATCAGTAGACACTAATGTAGAGCTACAGTACCGAAGGGCGATCGCAGAACAGATTCCCGTCCACTTCGAGCATCACTACTACTTGCCGTCCAAGTGTGACCTATGGCTGGAGATTCATGCCTACCCTTGTGAAGATGGTCTTGATATTTTCTTCCGTGACATCAGCCAACGCAAGCAAGTAGAGAAGGCAGCCCAAGCAAGTGAAGAACGCCTCAAGAGTTTTTTTCAAGCAAATATAGTTGGTATTCTCTTTGCTGATGTAAATGGTAGAATTACTGAAGCCAACGACGAGTTCTTGCGAATTGTGGGTTATACTCAAGCAGATATTCAGTCAGGCAGATTACGCTGGACTGATATCACGCCTCCTGAGTACCAATATTTAGATGAACTGGCTATTGCCGAGGCAACAGCTAAGGGAACCTGTACTCCTTATGAGAAGGAATGCATTCGCAAGGATGGTTCCAGTGTGCCGGTTGTAGTTGGTTACTCTCTGTTAGGCGAATCTCAACAGAACTCAGTTGCATTCATTCTTGATATTAGCGATCTCCAGCAAGTTAAAAAAGCGCTGAGTCAAAGTCAAGAGCAATTTCAAGCTTTTATGGACAATATTCCCGCCGCAGCGTGGATTACGAATGCAGACGGACGTGTACTTTACCTTAGTCCAACTTATCTGAGTACATTTGATATAGCGACAAATAAGGCGATTAATAAAAATATTTTTGACCTATACCCAGCCCAAATCGCTCAACCCTTCCTCGATAACATTAGAATGGTTTCCCAGACGAATCAAGTTTTTGAAGCGATCGAGTCTGCCCCACGCACAGATGGCACCCTCGGCGAATTTTTAGTATATAAGTTTCCCATTGCCAATGCATCTGGGCAACGTCTGGTAGGAGGGGTTGCAGTTGACATCACCGAACGCGAACGCATCCTTCGTGAACGCCAGCTTGCAGAACAAGCCTTGCAAGATCGCAGTGAAAGACTCAAACTGCTCTCTGAAACAACCAGCGATTTGCTTTCAACCGAGCGCCCCTTGGATCTAATGAACAGCTTGTTTAGCAAACTCTCGGCGCAGATGGATTTGCATTTTTATTTTCATTATTTAATTGAGACGCACGAAAATAATCAGAAACTTCGGTTAGTAGGCTGGAACGGTATTACTGATGAAGTATTTCAAGCAATTCAATATCTAGAATTTAATCAAGGAATTTGCGGACAAGTAGCGCAAGAACGCCATCAAATCGTCCTCAATGATGTGCCGCACTCTACATATCCCAATGCCGACATCCTCAAAGCTTTGGGAATCACAGCTTATGCAGGTCAACCATTAATTGCTCAGGGAAAGCTGCTTGGTGTCCTCTCCTTTGCCAGTCGCACCCGTACCCGCTTCACTTCTGGGGAAATTGCCCTGTTACAAGCAACCTCCGATCAGGTGGCGGTTGCTATGGAGCGCGCTCAGTTGATGGATTCGTTACAGCAGCAAAAAGAGCAATTAGTCCAAGCTAATCGGATCAAAGATGAGTTTTTGGCGGTTCTTTCCCACGAACTTCGCACACCGCTAAACCCGATTTTGGGATGGTCAAAGTTACTGCAAACTAAAAAGTATGATCAAGCAACCACCACTCGCGCTCTCGAAACCATTGAGCGCAATGCCAAGCTTCAGACTCAACTAATTGAAGATTTGTTGGATGTCTCTCGCATTTTGCAAGGTAAACTCAGTCTGAATATTGCTCCTGTGAATCTAGAAACTGCGATCGCATCTGCAATAGAAACAGTCCGTCTAGCCGCCCAAGCCAAATCTATCAATTTGCGATTTACAATTTTAGATTTCGGATTACAAAATCCTCATAGAAATTTAGATATCAATTTTAACAACCAAACTGACAATCTAAAATCCCAAATTCAAGTTGCGCTTCCAACGTCCGATAGGTACGATCCAAAATTCCTAGTAACAGGTGATTCAGGTCGCTTGCAGCAAGTTATCTGGAACCTACTCTCCAATGCTATTAAGTTTACGCCCCAAGGTGGACAGGTAGAAATCAGTTTACAGTCTGTTGGTTCTCAGGCTGAACTTCGAGTCAGTGATACAGGTAAGGGAATTAGCCCAGATTTTTTACCATTCGTATTTGACTACTTCCGACAAGCTGATGGCGCAACTACCAGGAAATTCGGCGGACTGGGATTAGGATTAGCTATTGTCCGTCACATCGTAGAGCTACATGGCGGCACAGTTAAGGCAGAAAGTTTGGGCGAAGAACAGGGAGCAACCTTTACAGTCATGCTACCTCTAATGAAGACTCATTTCAATAGCCATCAAATTGATAGACAACTTGATGATTCGCCCGATCTAAATGGGGTGAAAGTTCTCCTTGTGGATGATGAACGTGATACGCGAGAGTTAATTGCTTTTATTTTGGAGCAGTCTGGCGCGGTAGTAACTCAAGCCGCATCTGCTATGGAAGCACTACGAATCATACCTGAGTTCCAGCCAAATCTGCTGTTAAGCGACATTGGAATGCCGGAAGTAGACGGCTATATGCTGATCCGTCGAATCAGAGCTATGTTACCAGAACAAGGAGGGACAATTCCAGCGATCGCCCTTACAGCTTATGCAGCTGAGGCTGATTCCCAACAAGCAATCGCCGCCGGATTTGGGCAGCATATCACCAAGCCTGTGGAGCCAGCTAAATTAGTTCGAGCGATCGCTAACTTGATTTGTAGTTGTAGCAATCTGAAAACTAACTTACAATCCTTGGAAGCTCGAAAAAGACATAATTCACTCACAAACGAATAG
- a CDS encoding aspartate aminotransferase, which yields MSLNWIVPAERIQKLPPYVFARLDELKAKAREQGLDLIDLGMGNPDGATPAPVVEAAIAALKDPANHGYPPFEGTASFRKAITNWYHRRYGVVLDPDSEALPLLGSKEGLTHLALAYVNPGDLVLVPSPAYPAHFRGPAIAGGKIHSLILKPENDWLIDLAAIPDEVAKQAKILYFNYPSNPTAATAPREFFEEIVAFARKYEILLVHDLCYAELAFDGYQPTSLLEIPGAKEIGVEFHTLSKTYNMAGWRVGFVVGNRHVIQGLRTLKTNLDYGIFAALQTAAETALQLPDMYLHEVQQRYRTRRDFLIQGLGKLGWDIPKSKATMYLWVKCPVGMGSTDFALNVLQQTGVVVTPGNAFGVAGEGYVRISLIADCDRLGEALHRFKQAGIRYQPESVVSPSEAIADLVS from the coding sequence ATGAGTTTAAATTGGATTGTCCCAGCAGAACGTATACAAAAACTGCCACCCTATGTATTTGCCCGTTTAGATGAACTAAAAGCTAAAGCACGGGAACAAGGGTTAGATTTAATTGATTTGGGTATGGGAAACCCGGATGGTGCAACACCTGCACCAGTTGTAGAAGCTGCGATCGCAGCCTTGAAAGATCCCGCCAATCACGGTTATCCTCCTTTTGAGGGGACTGCTAGTTTCCGCAAGGCGATTACCAACTGGTATCATCGCCGTTATGGTGTGGTTCTCGATCCTGATAGTGAAGCTTTACCACTACTCGGTTCCAAAGAAGGATTAACTCATTTAGCACTTGCCTACGTTAACCCTGGCGATTTAGTTCTAGTTCCTTCCCCAGCTTATCCCGCACATTTTCGGGGGCCAGCGATCGCAGGCGGGAAAATCCACAGCTTGATCCTCAAACCAGAAAATGACTGGTTAATTGATTTAGCTGCAATTCCAGATGAGGTTGCAAAACAAGCCAAAATTCTCTATTTCAACTATCCCAGTAATCCTACTGCTGCCACAGCACCCCGCGAATTTTTTGAAGAAATCGTCGCCTTCGCCCGCAAATATGAAATTTTGCTGGTGCATGATTTGTGTTATGCCGAGTTAGCTTTTGATGGTTATCAACCCACTAGCTTACTAGAAATTCCCGGCGCGAAAGAAATTGGTGTGGAATTTCACACCTTATCTAAAACCTACAATATGGCTGGTTGGCGTGTTGGGTTTGTGGTGGGTAATCGCCATGTAATTCAAGGTTTACGGACGTTGAAAACTAACTTGGATTACGGCATTTTTGCCGCATTACAAACAGCAGCTGAAACCGCCTTGCAATTACCAGATATGTATTTGCATGAAGTACAACAACGCTACCGTACCCGCCGCGATTTCCTGATTCAAGGGTTAGGAAAGTTGGGTTGGGATATTCCTAAAAGCAAGGCGACTATGTATCTTTGGGTGAAGTGTCCTGTGGGTATGGGTTCCACGGATTTTGCCTTGAATGTGTTGCAGCAAACTGGGGTTGTTGTTACCCCAGGTAATGCTTTTGGGGTTGCAGGTGAGGGTTATGTAAGGATTAGTTTGATTGCCGACTGCGATCGCTTGGGTGAAGCTTTACATCGCTTTAAGCAAGCTGGTATCCGCTATCAACCTGAAAGCGTAGTTTCTCCTTCAGAAGCGATCGCTGATCTCGTTAGTTGA
- a CDS encoding GNAT family N-acetyltransferase yields the protein MRLRIYEIADTEKIMKLFYDTVHEVNIHDYTQEQVDAWAPAQMDIDLWIKGLGSKFTYVAEEQSKIIGFGELEANGHIDRFYCHKDFQRKGIGKKILEQLESKAKSLGIEKLFVEASITAKTFFESQNFIVVKQQEVERRGQKLINFIMEKSIS from the coding sequence ATGAGATTAAGAATATACGAAATAGCTGATACCGAAAAAATTATGAAATTGTTCTACGACACTGTTCACGAAGTTAATATTCACGATTACACACAAGAACAAGTAGATGCTTGGGCACCAGCACAAATGGATATTGACCTATGGATTAAAGGTTTAGGAAGTAAGTTTACTTATGTAGCAGAGGAGCAGAGTAAAATTATTGGTTTTGGAGAATTAGAGGCTAATGGACATATTGACCGTTTTTACTGTCATAAAGATTTTCAAAGAAAAGGGATTGGTAAGAAAATCTTAGAACAGCTTGAATCAAAAGCAAAGTCTTTGGGAATTGAAAAGTTATTTGTAGAAGCTAGTATTACAGCCAAAACTTTTTTTGAAAGCCAGAACTTTATTGTTGTGAAACAGCAAGAGGTAGAACGTAGAGGGCAAAAACTGATAAATTTTATTATGGAAAAGTCAATTTCATAA
- a CDS encoding winged helix-turn-helix transcriptional regulator → MAQSHKILNSHPYLRQTLDLVSDKWVTAIIYVLSQGTKRYGELHREIGDVSQRMLTRTLRDLERDGLVKRKVYPTNPPTVEYSLTSLGETLVEPLRLLCQWSINHFHEVETARESKDNHIDR, encoded by the coding sequence ATGGCTCAATCACATAAAATCCTCAACTCGCATCCTTATTTACGGCAGACACTTGACCTAGTTTCTGACAAATGGGTTACAGCAATCATCTACGTTCTATCCCAAGGTACGAAACGCTATGGTGAGTTGCATAGAGAAATTGGAGACGTTTCACAGCGAATGCTAACCCGTACTCTGCGTGATTTGGAGAGAGATGGTCTTGTGAAGCGTAAAGTTTATCCTACTAATCCTCCCACTGTAGAGTATTCTTTGACATCGTTGGGAGAAACGTTGGTTGAGCCACTTCGGCTACTATGCCAGTGGTCAATAAATCATTTTCATGAAGTAGAAACTGCCAGAGAAAGTAAAGACAATCATATAGACAGATAA
- a CDS encoding helix-turn-helix domain-containing protein, whose protein sequence is MELEKSLKISDLIRELRQQLDLSQEKFAAKLGVSLRTVNRWENGSTVPSQMALKLIEEMLQKMGEPGKRLLNEYLLKAKQREDS, encoded by the coding sequence ATGGAACTAGAAAAGTCACTAAAAATTTCAGATTTAATCCGTGAACTTCGGCAGCAGCTTGATCTCTCTCAAGAAAAGTTTGCAGCCAAATTGGGAGTTTCCCTGCGAACAGTTAATCGCTGGGAGAACGGATCTACAGTGCCTTCACAGATGGCACTAAAGCTAATTGAAGAAATGTTACAGAAAATGGGCGAACCAGGGAAGAGACTACTGAACGAGTATCTCCTAAAGGCAAAGCAACGGGAGGACTCTTAA
- a CDS encoding isochorismatase family protein, translating into MKFSNFTQENSAMLLIDHQVGTMKLIKNLPLTQVEKNTLALAKVAKVLKIPVVLTSSQEERFQGLLITALAQSLPEAYEVRIKRAGIVNAWDDENFVQAVKDTNRTNLIMAGVTTDVCLVYPAISAVREGYSVQAVMDASGSPFHLSEDLARQRMRDSGVVLTATITLIAELVKDWSRPEGVELQQLLFSDVLPPEFIEGTSTPY; encoded by the coding sequence ATGAAATTTTCTAACTTCACTCAAGAAAACTCGGCTATGCTTCTGATTGATCATCAAGTTGGCACTATGAAGCTGATCAAAAACTTGCCTCTGACTCAGGTAGAGAAGAATACTCTTGCACTTGCAAAAGTGGCAAAGGTACTTAAGATACCTGTGGTTTTGACAAGTAGCCAAGAGGAGCGGTTTCAAGGTTTGCTGATAACTGCTTTAGCACAAAGCCTACCTGAAGCTTACGAGGTAAGAATCAAGCGTGCAGGCATTGTAAATGCTTGGGACGATGAGAACTTTGTTCAAGCAGTCAAAGATACGAATCGTACTAATTTAATTATGGCTGGTGTAACTACGGACGTTTGCTTAGTTTATCCCGCTATCAGCGCAGTGCGCGAGGGCTATAGTGTTCAAGCAGTTATGGATGCTTCTGGTTCACCATTTCATCTCTCCGAAGATTTAGCACGGCAACGGATGCGTGATTCTGGGGTTGTGCTAACTGCTACGATCACTTTGATTGCTGAGTTGGTTAAAGATTGGAGCCGTCCCGAAGGCGTCGAGTTGCAGCAATTATTGTTTAGTGATGTGTTGCCCCCTGAGTTCATTGAAGGCACTAGCACTCCATATTAA